Proteins from a genomic interval of Alphaproteobacteria bacterium:
- a CDS encoding ATP-binding protein produces MLSRSASAPVIAVVDDRATNRAVLGRLAASLSPRVQVRPFDNPVDALEWMATSDVDLVITDFKMPAMNGADFIRRLRSLPKCYDVPVVVVTVYEERELRYKALDAGATDFLISPLDHREFRARVSNLLMLRQQQEIIRRRAASLEERLQLTNQLRADEHRLSSIKINAIVDALPAIVTVRTGNGVIVLANKACRNLFGRDIQIVGRSWNDLRALIDGSDHSLYDERIRRGELGCSFEEEMVDAGGRRAVFMTSKVPLKIEPESEVHILTVSWDITDRKQAEHQLLAAKTAAEAANRSKNEFLANTSHELRTPLNAIIGFAEIIASELLGPIGNKRYQEYSRDVVGSARLLLQLIDDILDISQLEGGRLSLNESWVHLGDVVAAVAGGFALKADETQIALELDVEEGLMLFGDERRLKQILNNLLSNAFKFTPPDGRVTLRIARDAATSGVVLSVVDTGVGIAERDLGTAMARFGRIGHADLAAAPGTGLGLPLAKELVELHGGTLTIESEVGVGTQIRIEFPPDRGLWHAENGSE; encoded by the coding sequence ATGCTCTCCCGCTCCGCGTCGGCGCCCGTCATCGCCGTTGTCGACGACCGCGCCACCAATCGCGCCGTTCTCGGCCGTCTCGCCGCCAGCCTCAGCCCGCGGGTCCAGGTCCGCCCGTTCGACAATCCGGTCGACGCGCTGGAATGGATGGCGACGTCCGACGTCGACCTGGTCATCACCGACTTCAAGATGCCGGCGATGAACGGCGCCGACTTCATCCGGCGCCTGCGCTCGCTGCCCAAGTGCTACGACGTGCCGGTCGTCGTCGTCACGGTCTATGAGGAGCGCGAGCTGCGCTACAAGGCGCTGGACGCCGGCGCCACCGATTTCCTGATCAGCCCGCTGGACCACCGCGAGTTCCGCGCCAGGGTCAGCAACCTGCTGATGCTGCGCCAGCAGCAGGAGATCATCCGCCGCCGCGCCGCCAGCCTGGAAGAGCGTCTGCAGCTGACCAACCAGCTGCGCGCCGACGAGCACAGGCTGTCCAGCATCAAGATCAACGCCATCGTCGACGCCTTGCCGGCGATCGTCACCGTGCGCACCGGCAACGGGGTGATCGTGCTGGCCAACAAGGCGTGCCGCAACCTGTTCGGCCGCGACATCCAGATCGTCGGCCGGTCGTGGAACGACCTGCGCGCGCTGATCGACGGCAGCGACCATTCGCTCTACGACGAGCGCATCCGCCGCGGCGAGCTCGGCTGCTCCTTCGAGGAGGAGATGGTCGATGCCGGCGGCCGCCGCGCCGTGTTCATGACCAGCAAGGTGCCGCTGAAGATCGAGCCGGAGAGCGAGGTCCACATCCTGACCGTGTCGTGGGACATCACCGACCGCAAGCAGGCCGAGCACCAGCTGCTGGCGGCGAAAACCGCGGCGGAGGCGGCGAACCGCAGCAAGAACGAGTTCCTGGCCAACACCAGCCACGAGCTGCGCACGCCGCTGAACGCCATCATCGGCTTTGCCGAGATCATCGCCTCGGAGCTGCTCGGGCCGATCGGCAACAAGCGCTACCAGGAATATTCGCGCGACGTGGTCGGCAGCGCACGCTTGCTATTGCAACTGATAGACGACATCCTCGACATTTCGCAACTTGAGGGCGGCAGGCTCTCGCTCAACGAATCCTGGGTGCATCTCGGCGACGTGGTCGCGGCCGTGGCGGGCGGCTTCGCGCTGAAGGCCGACGAGACGCAGATCGCCCTGGAACTCGATGTCGAGGAAGGCCTGATGCTGTTCGGCGACGAGCGAAGGCTGAAGCAGATCTTGAACAACCTGCTCTCCAACGCGTTCAAGTTCACCCCGCCCGACGGCCGGGTCACGCTGCGCATCGCCCGCGACGCCGCCACGTCCGGCGTGGTGCTGAGCGTCGTCGACACCGGCGTGGGCATCGCCGAGCGCGACCTGGGCACCGCGATGGCGCGCTTCGGGCGTATCGGCCACGCCGACCTGGCCGCGGCACCGGGAACCGGCCTGGGCCTGCCGCTGGCCAAGGAACTGGTCGAACTGCACGGCGGCACGCTGACGATCGAGAGCGAGGTCGGCGTGGGCACCCAGATCCGCATCGAGTTCCCGCCCGACCGCGGGCTCTGGCACGCGGAAAACGGGTCAGAATAG